From a region of the Penaeus vannamei isolate JL-2024 chromosome 2, ASM4276789v1, whole genome shotgun sequence genome:
- the LOC113817184 gene encoding uncharacterized protein isoform X2, translated as MQSTALTNHQVQRVLKADKRNNATLTSWCLEDLTSEGDNYSTFVTSVKVAYAQEGAALETKYVAKLNPCGNVSKSDSLTSSMFEKEGQFYTKLEPALSLELTALGHERLRVPNSYLVCLDRGQEIIFMENLQVHGFQMNDRRKGLDVLHANLVIQELARLHAASILLKLNRGPELLNEVLSKDWMNFDEATHDFLRVKYSGHVDNAIVTLEKIEGYEKTVAWLREVKPRALEILEDQAKDAGPFSAVSHGDCWNNNLLFRYNTEGNPVEVRLLDLQLVRQASLAIDLNFFLYTSLDGPTRRSNMTCFLDTYYDCFKSVIESAQRDMPFTRAAFKQEFIDKHMYGFLFAIFIIPLSVCNSDQLPKGLTDSFGKKQENLMLEMLDSNPLFKPRFLALFDEMMEDGIVSYNIP; from the exons ATGCAGAGCACTGCATTAACGAACCATCAGGTGCAGCGGGTCCTAAAAGCGGACAAAAGAAACAATGCAACACTCACTTCATGGTGTTTAGAAGACCTTACGAGTGAAGGCGACAACTACAGCACCTTTGTGACCAGTGTCAAGGTAGCTTATGCTCAAGAAGGAGCAGCTCTTGAAACTAAATATGTGGCTAAGTTAAATCCCTGCGGAAATGTGAGTAAATCTGATAGTTTGACTTCCTCTATGTTTGAGAAGGAAGGCCAGTTTTACACCAAGTTGGAACCCGCTTTGAGTTTGGAATTGACGGCCTTGGGTCACGAGCGCCTTAGGGTCCCCAATTCTTATCTCGTTTGTTTGGATCGAGGTCAAGAAATTATTTTTATGGAGAATCTGCAAGTTCATGGGTTCCAGATGAATGACCGAAGAAAAGGGCTGGATGTTCTTCACGCCAATCTGGTAATACAGGAGTTAGCTCGACTTCATGCAGCTTCAATATTACTCAAGCTTAACAGAGGACCTGAATTGTTAAATGAAGTTTTAAGCAAAGACTGGATGAACTTCGATGAGGCAACACATGATTTCTTGAGAGTTAAGTACTCTGGGCATGTTGATAATGCTATTGTGACCCTAGAAAAAATCGAAGGGTATGAGAAGACAGTGGCTTGGCTCCGAGAGGTGAAGCCTCGAGCTTTAGAGATTCTAGAAGACCAAGCCAAGGACGCAGGTCCATTCAGTGCTGTCAGCCATGGGGACTGCTGGAACAACAACCTCTTATTCAG GTACAACACCGAAGGAAACCCCGTGGAGGTGAGGCTGCTTGACTTACAGCTGGTTCGCCAAGCCTCCCTGGCAATagatctaaatttctttctctacACAAGTCTAGATGGGCCTACAAGGAGAAGCAACATGACCTGCTTCTTGGATACTTACTATGACTGTTTCAAGTCTGTCATTGAATCGGCCCAGCGAGACATGCCATTCACTCGGGCAGCTTTCAAACAGGAATTCATTGACAAGCACATGTATGGCTTCTTGttcgctatttttatcattccacTCTCTGTGTGCAATAGCGACCAGCTTCCAAAAGGGTTAACGGACTCCTTTGGGAAGAAGCAGGAAAACCTTATGCTCGAAATGTTAGACAGCAATCCTTTGTTTAAACcacgctttctcgctctctttgatGAGATGATGGAGGATGGGATCGTCTCATACAACATACCGTAA
- the LOC113817184 gene encoding uncharacterized protein isoform X1 has protein sequence MRIRITFKVPGGREETAMQSTALTNHQVQRVLKADKRNNATLTSWCLEDLTSEGDNYSTFVTSVKVAYAQEGAALETKYVAKLNPCGNVSKSDSLTSSMFEKEGQFYTKLEPALSLELTALGHERLRVPNSYLVCLDRGQEIIFMENLQVHGFQMNDRRKGLDVLHANLVIQELARLHAASILLKLNRGPELLNEVLSKDWMNFDEATHDFLRVKYSGHVDNAIVTLEKIEGYEKTVAWLREVKPRALEILEDQAKDAGPFSAVSHGDCWNNNLLFRYNTEGNPVEVRLLDLQLVRQASLAIDLNFFLYTSLDGPTRRSNMTCFLDTYYDCFKSVIESAQRDMPFTRAAFKQEFIDKHMYGFLFAIFIIPLSVCNSDQLPKGLTDSFGKKQENLMLEMLDSNPLFKPRFLALFDEMMEDGIVSYNIP, from the exons GTGCCTGGCGGCCGCGAGGAAACCGCAATGCAGAGCACTGCATTAACGAACCATCAGGTGCAGCGGGTCCTAAAAGCGGACAAAAGAAACAATGCAACACTCACTTCATGGTGTTTAGAAGACCTTACGAGTGAAGGCGACAACTACAGCACCTTTGTGACCAGTGTCAAGGTAGCTTATGCTCAAGAAGGAGCAGCTCTTGAAACTAAATATGTGGCTAAGTTAAATCCCTGCGGAAATGTGAGTAAATCTGATAGTTTGACTTCCTCTATGTTTGAGAAGGAAGGCCAGTTTTACACCAAGTTGGAACCCGCTTTGAGTTTGGAATTGACGGCCTTGGGTCACGAGCGCCTTAGGGTCCCCAATTCTTATCTCGTTTGTTTGGATCGAGGTCAAGAAATTATTTTTATGGAGAATCTGCAAGTTCATGGGTTCCAGATGAATGACCGAAGAAAAGGGCTGGATGTTCTTCACGCCAATCTGGTAATACAGGAGTTAGCTCGACTTCATGCAGCTTCAATATTACTCAAGCTTAACAGAGGACCTGAATTGTTAAATGAAGTTTTAAGCAAAGACTGGATGAACTTCGATGAGGCAACACATGATTTCTTGAGAGTTAAGTACTCTGGGCATGTTGATAATGCTATTGTGACCCTAGAAAAAATCGAAGGGTATGAGAAGACAGTGGCTTGGCTCCGAGAGGTGAAGCCTCGAGCTTTAGAGATTCTAGAAGACCAAGCCAAGGACGCAGGTCCATTCAGTGCTGTCAGCCATGGGGACTGCTGGAACAACAACCTCTTATTCAG GTACAACACCGAAGGAAACCCCGTGGAGGTGAGGCTGCTTGACTTACAGCTGGTTCGCCAAGCCTCCCTGGCAATagatctaaatttctttctctacACAAGTCTAGATGGGCCTACAAGGAGAAGCAACATGACCTGCTTCTTGGATACTTACTATGACTGTTTCAAGTCTGTCATTGAATCGGCCCAGCGAGACATGCCATTCACTCGGGCAGCTTTCAAACAGGAATTCATTGACAAGCACATGTATGGCTTCTTGttcgctatttttatcattccacTCTCTGTGTGCAATAGCGACCAGCTTCCAAAAGGGTTAACGGACTCCTTTGGGAAGAAGCAGGAAAACCTTATGCTCGAAATGTTAGACAGCAATCCTTTGTTTAAACcacgctttctcgctctctttgatGAGATGATGGAGGATGGGATCGTCTCATACAACATACCGTAA